Proteins from one Mycobacterium sp. SMC-2 genomic window:
- a CDS encoding HNH endonuclease signature motif containing protein, whose product MRSSDREQIAADYAALSEAVSRILGHSYDALTTPERFAHLELLEREMRRLPAAGHELINQIDSQATAAELGGKFAHVLSDRLRITRGEATRRVTDARTLGMRRTLTGEPLAPRYAATAAAQRAGHIGASHLTVIHRFFDELPCWVDDPTREAAEADLARWAGEQRPEGLRKVADRITCYLNPDGSYTDADRARARGLTLGNQQADGMSKLSGWLTPEARATWEAVLAKLAAPGMCNPDDDTPVVGGPPSEEAVQRDTRTAAQRNHDGLNAALRATLASGELGQHNGLPAAIVVTTTLTDLEAAAGKALTAGGTLLPMSDVIRLARHAHHYLAIFDKGKALGLYHTKRLASPGQRIVLYAKDRGCSAPGCDVAGYYCEVHHVEDWADTRRTDIDQLTLACGPHHRLLEKGWTTRRRANGDVEWIPPPHLDRGQPRTNTFHHPEKLMSDGDEDDDPP is encoded by the coding sequence CGGCCACTCCTACGATGCGCTGACCACTCCGGAACGCTTCGCCCACCTCGAACTGCTCGAACGCGAAATGCGGCGGCTGCCCGCGGCCGGCCACGAGCTGATCAACCAGATCGACAGCCAAGCCACCGCGGCCGAACTGGGCGGCAAGTTCGCTCACGTGCTGTCCGACCGGCTACGCATCACCCGCGGCGAAGCCACCCGCCGGGTCACGGACGCCCGCACACTCGGCATGCGGCGCACGCTGACCGGCGAACCGCTGGCGCCGCGGTATGCAGCCACCGCGGCGGCCCAACGCGCCGGCCATATTGGCGCATCCCACCTCACGGTCATCCACCGCTTCTTCGACGAGCTGCCTTGCTGGGTCGACGACCCCACCCGCGAGGCCGCCGAAGCCGACCTTGCCCGCTGGGCTGGCGAACAGCGCCCGGAAGGCCTGCGCAAAGTCGCCGACCGCATCACCTGCTATCTCAATCCCGACGGCAGCTACACCGACGCCGACCGTGCGCGCGCCCGCGGGCTGACGCTGGGCAACCAGCAGGCCGACGGCATGTCCAAGCTCAGCGGCTGGCTGACTCCCGAAGCCCGCGCCACCTGGGAGGCGGTGTTGGCCAAACTCGCCGCACCCGGTATGTGCAACCCCGACGACGACACCCCGGTCGTCGGCGGGCCCCCCAGCGAGGAAGCCGTGCAGCGTGACACCCGCACGGCGGCGCAGCGCAACCACGACGGCCTCAACGCCGCGCTAAGAGCAACGCTGGCAAGCGGTGAACTGGGCCAGCACAACGGCCTGCCGGCGGCCATCGTGGTGACCACCACCCTCACCGACCTCGAAGCCGCCGCCGGCAAAGCTTTGACCGCCGGCGGCACCCTGCTGCCGATGTCCGACGTCATCCGCCTGGCCCGCCACGCCCACCACTACCTGGCGATCTTCGACAAGGGCAAAGCGCTGGGCCTCTATCACACCAAACGGCTGGCCTCGCCGGGACAGCGAATTGTCCTGTACGCCAAGGACCGTGGTTGCTCGGCACCCGGCTGCGACGTCGCCGGCTACTACTGCGAAGTCCACCACGTCGAAGATTGGGCCGACACGCGCCGCACGGATATCGACCAACTCACCCTGGCCTGCGGACCCCACCACCGGCTCCTCGAGAAGGGCTGGACCACCCGAAGACGCGCCAACGGCGACGTCGAATGGATCCCACCGCCGCATCTCGACCGTGGGCAGCCCCGCACCAACACCTTTCACCACCCCGAGAAGTTGATGTCAGACGGGGACGAGGACGACGACCCGCCGTAG
- a CDS encoding NAD(P)/FAD-dependent oxidoreductase produces MRSAYAGHPFTTSTAEIEAALADVSIPTLLLSLVHITGDPRFIRDFKQMGVFLNEIQGFMSEEDKARARAAALPVITDYRDRGCPEPKPLSLDLIREMMDWAACEHVTDDYLPLILEEMDLDGADPRRPPALPAESAADVPVLVVGCGESGILAGIRLKQANIPFTIVEKNAGPGGTWWENSYPGARVDVANHFYCYSFEPNNDWTHFFAEQHELQDYFTQVMAKHDLAEHVLWNTEMQAAEWIDDDATWSIRLRGADGQTSTVRARALITAVGQLNRPNIPDFDGADSFAGPSFHSAAWDHSVDLGGKRVALIGAGASGFQIAPAIAPDVEHLTVFQRTAQWMFPNPMYHDEVGEGMRWAMRHLPFYGRWYRFLVLWPGSDKGLDAAESDPDYADQEHAVSDINAAAQMMFSQWITSQVGEGHDLLSKVMPDYPACGKRTLQDNGSWLQTLQRDNVDLVRTPIRQITPRGIVTEDGVTHTVDIIVYATGFRHTDVLWPLKVTGRDGVDLREMWGSRPYAYLGITVPKFPNFFIIYGPGTHLAHGGSLIFQSELQMRYIDQCLARLAEADVHSLEPKPDAAADWHQRTQTQIKKMVWAHPAVKHSYFKNADGEIHTVSPWRLNEYWAAVREPDWSQFVVRQRK; encoded by the coding sequence ATGCGCAGCGCCTATGCCGGCCATCCCTTCACCACGTCAACGGCGGAGATCGAGGCCGCCCTCGCGGATGTCAGCATCCCGACGCTTCTGCTTTCGCTCGTGCACATCACTGGCGATCCGCGCTTCATCCGCGACTTCAAGCAGATGGGTGTCTTCCTCAACGAGATTCAGGGATTCATGTCCGAGGAGGACAAGGCCCGGGCCCGCGCGGCGGCCCTGCCGGTGATCACCGATTACCGGGACCGCGGTTGCCCCGAGCCAAAGCCGCTGAGCCTCGACCTCATTCGGGAGATGATGGACTGGGCGGCCTGCGAGCACGTGACCGACGACTACCTGCCGTTGATCCTGGAAGAGATGGACCTCGACGGCGCCGATCCGCGCCGCCCGCCGGCCCTGCCGGCGGAAAGCGCGGCCGACGTTCCCGTCCTCGTCGTCGGCTGCGGCGAATCGGGCATCCTGGCCGGAATCCGGCTCAAGCAGGCCAACATCCCGTTCACCATCGTCGAGAAGAATGCCGGCCCGGGCGGAACTTGGTGGGAGAACAGCTATCCCGGCGCCCGCGTCGACGTGGCGAATCACTTCTATTGCTATAGCTTCGAACCCAACAACGACTGGACGCACTTCTTCGCCGAGCAGCACGAGCTGCAGGACTATTTCACCCAGGTCATGGCGAAGCACGATCTGGCCGAGCATGTGCTGTGGAACACGGAAATGCAGGCCGCCGAGTGGATCGACGACGACGCCACCTGGAGCATCCGGCTGCGCGGCGCCGACGGCCAGACGAGCACCGTGCGCGCGCGGGCCCTGATCACCGCGGTCGGTCAGCTGAACCGGCCCAACATTCCCGACTTCGACGGTGCCGATAGCTTCGCGGGACCCTCGTTCCACTCGGCCGCCTGGGACCACTCCGTCGACCTGGGCGGCAAGCGGGTCGCTCTCATCGGCGCCGGCGCCAGCGGATTCCAGATCGCCCCCGCCATCGCCCCGGATGTCGAGCACCTCACCGTGTTTCAGCGGACCGCGCAGTGGATGTTCCCCAACCCTATGTATCACGACGAGGTCGGCGAAGGTATGCGCTGGGCCATGCGCCACCTGCCGTTCTACGGTCGGTGGTACCGCTTTCTCGTCCTTTGGCCCGGGTCCGACAAGGGTCTGGACGCCGCGGAAAGCGACCCGGACTACGCCGATCAAGAACACGCCGTCAGCGACATCAACGCCGCCGCCCAGATGATGTTCTCCCAATGGATCACCAGCCAGGTCGGTGAAGGGCACGACCTGTTGAGCAAGGTGATGCCCGACTATCCCGCCTGCGGCAAACGGACCCTGCAGGACAATGGCAGCTGGCTGCAGACGCTGCAACGCGACAACGTCGACTTGGTGCGCACACCCATCCGGCAGATCACGCCACGCGGAATCGTCACCGAAGACGGTGTGACGCACACCGTCGACATCATCGTGTACGCCACGGGATTCCGGCACACCGACGTGTTGTGGCCGCTGAAAGTCACCGGCCGCGACGGGGTCGACCTGCGCGAGATGTGGGGGAGCCGGCCGTACGCCTACCTCGGCATCACCGTCCCGAAGTTCCCCAACTTCTTCATCATCTACGGGCCCGGGACCCACCTCGCCCACGGGGGCAGCCTCATCTTCCAGTCCGAACTGCAGATGCGCTACATCGACCAGTGCCTGGCGCGGCTGGCCGAGGCCGACGTGCATTCGCTGGAGCCCAAGCCCGACGCCGCCGCCGACTGGCATCAACGGACGCAGACCCAAATCAAGAAGATGGTGTGGGCGCATCCCGCTGTCAAACATTCCTACTTCAAGAACGCCGACGGAGAGATCCACACCGTCAGTCCGTGGCGCCTCAACGAGTACTGGGCCGCGGTGCGCGAGCCCGACTGGTCACAGTTTGTTGTGCGGCAAAGGAAGTGA